In the genome of Streptomyces sp. NBC_00190, one region contains:
- a CDS encoding inositol-3-phosphate synthase — translation MGSVRVAIVGVGNCAASLVQGVEYYKDADPAAKVPGLMHVQFGDYHVRDIEFVAAFDVDAKKVGLDLSDAIGASENNTIKICDVPNAGVTVQRGHTYDGLGKYYRMTIEESAEAPVDVVQILKDRQVDVLICYLPVGSEDAAKFYAQCAIDAKVAFVNALPVFIAGTKEWADKFTEAGVPIVGDDIKSQVGATITHRVMAKLFEDRGVRLERTMQLNVGGNMDFKNMLERDRLESKKISKTQAVTSQIPDRELGEKNVHIGPSDYVAWLDDRKWAYVRLEGRAFGDVPLNLEYKLEVWDSPNSAGVIIDALRAAKIAKDRGIGGPILSASSYFMKSPPVQYFDDEAYANVEKFIKGEVER, via the coding sequence ATGGGTTCGGTTCGCGTAGCCATCGTCGGCGTGGGCAACTGCGCCGCCTCGCTGGTGCAGGGCGTCGAGTACTACAAGGACGCCGACCCGGCGGCCAAGGTCCCCGGGCTGATGCACGTCCAGTTCGGCGACTACCACGTGCGTGACATCGAGTTCGTCGCCGCGTTCGACGTCGACGCGAAGAAGGTCGGCCTCGACCTTTCGGACGCCATCGGCGCCAGCGAGAACAACACCATCAAGATCTGCGACGTCCCGAACGCCGGCGTGACCGTGCAGCGCGGCCACACCTACGACGGCCTGGGCAAGTACTACCGCATGACCATCGAGGAGTCCGCCGAGGCTCCGGTCGACGTGGTCCAGATCCTCAAGGACCGCCAGGTCGACGTCCTGATCTGCTACCTGCCGGTCGGTTCCGAGGACGCGGCGAAGTTCTACGCCCAGTGCGCCATCGACGCCAAGGTCGCCTTCGTCAACGCCCTCCCGGTCTTCATCGCCGGCACCAAGGAGTGGGCCGACAAGTTCACCGAGGCCGGTGTCCCGATCGTCGGCGACGACATCAAGTCGCAGGTCGGCGCCACCATCACGCACCGCGTGATGGCGAAGCTGTTCGAGGACCGCGGTGTCCGTCTTGAGCGCACCATGCAGCTCAACGTCGGCGGCAACATGGACTTCAAGAACATGCTGGAGCGCGACCGCCTGGAGTCGAAGAAGATCTCCAAGACGCAGGCCGTCACCTCGCAGATCCCCGACCGTGAGCTCGGCGAGAAGAACGTCCACATCGGCCCGTCCGACTACGTCGCCTGGCTCGACGACCGCAAGTGGGCCTACGTCCGCCTTGAGGGCCGCGCCTTCGGCGATGTCCCGCTGAACCTCGAGTACAAGCTCGAGGTGTGGGACTCCCCGAACTCCGCCGGTGTCATCATCGACGCCCTGCGTGCCGCCAAGATCGCCAAGGACCGCGGTATCGGCGGCCCGATCCTGTCGGCGTCCAGCTACTTCATGAAGTCCCCGCCGGTGCAGTACTTCGACGACGAGGCCTACGCGAACGTCGAGAAGTTCATCAAGGGCGAGGTCGAGCGCTAG
- a CDS encoding MFS transporter, translating to MPVVRDLRVLLRLRDFRNLLAVRLLSQAADGVYQVALATYVVFSPEKQTSPAAIASAMAVLLLPYSVIGPFAGVLLDRWRRRQVFLYGNLLRAFLACITGMLIVANVPDWLFYASALSVTAVNRFVLAGLSASLPHVVGPGQLVTANALFPTAGTLAATVGGGLAFVVRLLASDSNAVVVLLGAGLYLCSALVSLRLAVGLLGPDHPPGRLNPSVAEGIALTVRGMAEGLRHLATRREAVRALTAMTMMRFCYGALFVMLLTLCRFSWSDNESDGLALLGVAVGVSGAGFFTAAVITPSLVGRLGPLGWITACSAGAAVLVPALGLFFAPGPMVIAAFVLGLATQGAKISTDTVVQSRVDDDYRGRVFSLYDVLFNVAFVGAAAVASLMLPPDGRSAALILSVAALYAATAALLARQSRRFTGGASKR from the coding sequence ATGCCTGTCGTACGTGATCTGCGCGTACTCCTGCGCCTGAGGGACTTCCGCAACCTGCTCGCCGTACGGCTGCTCTCCCAGGCCGCGGACGGCGTCTACCAGGTCGCGCTCGCCACCTACGTGGTCTTCTCACCGGAGAAGCAGACCTCGCCCGCGGCCATCGCCTCGGCCATGGCGGTCCTGCTGCTGCCGTATTCGGTGATCGGCCCCTTCGCCGGGGTGCTCCTCGACCGCTGGCGCCGCCGCCAGGTCTTCCTCTACGGCAACCTGCTGCGCGCGTTCCTCGCCTGCATCACCGGCATGCTGATCGTCGCGAACGTGCCCGACTGGCTGTTCTACGCCTCGGCACTGTCCGTGACCGCCGTCAACCGCTTCGTCCTGGCGGGGCTCTCCGCGTCCCTGCCCCACGTCGTCGGCCCCGGGCAGCTGGTCACCGCGAACGCACTGTTCCCCACCGCCGGAACCCTCGCCGCGACCGTCGGCGGAGGGCTGGCCTTCGTCGTCCGGCTGCTGGCCTCCGACTCCAACGCCGTCGTCGTCCTCCTCGGGGCCGGGCTGTACCTGTGCTCGGCCCTCGTGTCCCTGCGGCTGGCCGTCGGCCTGCTCGGGCCCGACCACCCTCCTGGCCGGCTCAACCCTTCGGTCGCCGAGGGGATCGCCCTCACCGTCCGGGGCATGGCCGAAGGCCTGCGGCACCTGGCCACCCGTCGGGAGGCCGTCCGGGCGCTCACCGCGATGACCATGATGCGGTTCTGCTACGGAGCGCTGTTCGTGATGCTGCTCACGCTCTGCCGCTTCTCCTGGTCGGACAACGAGTCGGACGGACTGGCTCTCCTGGGCGTCGCGGTCGGTGTCTCCGGGGCCGGGTTCTTCACGGCTGCCGTGATCACTCCCTCGCTCGTGGGCCGATTGGGACCGTTGGGCTGGATCACCGCCTGCTCAGCGGGAGCCGCGGTCCTGGTCCCGGCGCTCGGCCTGTTCTTCGCCCCCGGCCCGATGGTGATCGCCGCGTTCGTCCTCGGCCTCGCCACCCAGGGCGCCAAGATCTCCACCGACACGGTCGTCCAGTCCCGCGTGGACGACGACTACCGCGGCCGTGTCTTCTCCCTCTACGACGTGCTCTTCAACGTCGCCTTCGTCGGCGCCGCGGCGGTGGCCTCGCTCATGCTCCCGCCGGACGGGCGGTCCGCGGCCCTGATCCTCTCCGTGGCCGCCCTCTACGCAGCCACCGCTGCGCTGCTGGCACGGCAGAGCCGACGATTCACCGGGGGCGCCTCCAAGCGGTAG
- a CDS encoding CCA tRNA nucleotidyltransferase, whose protein sequence is MPNANEDNLSALNHVQRRAVSELLRVAPVADELGRRFQEAGFRLALVGGSVRDALLGRLGNDLDFTTDARPEDVLKIVRPWADSLWDVGIAFGTVGAQKHARVGDVDRNFQIEVTTYRSEAYDRTSRKPEVSYGDSIEEDLVRRDFTVNAMALALPEQRFIDPHGGLEDLAAGVLRTPGTPEDSFSDDPLRMLRAARFAAQLDFEVAPEVVEAMKAMSDRIEIVSAERVQGELNKLILSANPRKGLGLLVDTGLADRILPELPALRLERDEHHRHKDVYDHSLIVLEQAIALEEDGPDLVLRLAALLHDIGKPRTRRFESDGRVSFHHHEVVGAKMTKKRLTALKYSNDMIKDVSRLVELHLRFHGYGDGEWTDSAVRRYVRDAGPLLERLHKLTRSDCTTRNKRKANALSRTYDGLEERIAQLQEQEELDAIRPDLDGNEIMQVLEVGPGPVIGKAYAFLLELRLENGPMGRDAAVAALKEWWAAQA, encoded by the coding sequence GTGCCGAACGCCAACGAAGACAACCTCAGTGCCCTGAATCACGTGCAGCGCCGGGCGGTGAGTGAACTGCTGCGGGTCGCCCCTGTCGCCGACGAGCTCGGCCGCCGTTTCCAGGAGGCGGGCTTCCGCCTCGCCCTGGTCGGCGGGTCCGTCCGCGACGCGCTGCTCGGGCGTCTCGGCAATGACCTGGACTTCACCACCGATGCCCGCCCCGAGGACGTTTTGAAGATCGTCCGCCCGTGGGCCGACTCGCTGTGGGACGTCGGCATCGCCTTCGGCACCGTCGGGGCGCAGAAGCACGCCCGTGTCGGAGACGTCGACCGGAACTTCCAGATCGAGGTGACCACCTACCGCTCGGAGGCTTACGACCGCACGTCGCGCAAGCCCGAGGTCTCCTACGGCGACTCGATCGAGGAAGACCTGGTCCGGCGCGACTTCACGGTCAACGCCATGGCGCTGGCCCTGCCGGAGCAGCGGTTCATCGACCCGCACGGCGGTCTGGAGGACCTGGCCGCCGGTGTGCTGCGCACCCCCGGGACCCCGGAGGACTCGTTCTCCGACGATCCGCTGCGCATGCTGCGGGCGGCGCGGTTCGCCGCGCAGCTGGACTTCGAGGTCGCTCCCGAGGTCGTCGAGGCGATGAAGGCCATGTCCGACCGGATCGAGATCGTCTCGGCAGAGCGGGTGCAGGGCGAGCTGAACAAGCTGATCCTCTCCGCGAACCCGCGCAAGGGCCTGGGCCTGCTCGTGGACACCGGGCTGGCCGACCGGATCCTGCCCGAGCTGCCCGCGCTGCGGCTGGAGCGTGACGAGCACCACCGCCACAAGGACGTCTACGACCATTCGCTGATCGTGCTGGAGCAGGCGATCGCGCTGGAGGAGGACGGGCCGGACCTGGTGCTGCGGCTCGCGGCACTGCTGCACGACATCGGGAAGCCCCGTACCCGCCGCTTCGAGAGCGACGGCAGGGTCTCCTTCCACCACCACGAGGTGGTGGGCGCGAAGATGACCAAGAAGCGCCTGACCGCTCTGAAGTACTCCAACGACATGATCAAGGACGTGTCCCGGCTGGTGGAGCTGCACCTGCGCTTCCACGGCTACGGGGACGGCGAGTGGACCGATTCCGCGGTGCGGCGCTACGTCCGCGACGCCGGTCCGCTGCTGGAGCGCCTGCACAAGCTGACCCGGTCCGACTGCACCACGCGCAACAAGCGCAAGGCCAACGCCCTCTCCCGTACCTACGACGGGCTTGAGGAGCGCATCGCACAGCTGCAGGAGCAGGAGGAGCTCGACGCGATCCGGCCCGACCTGGACGGCAACGAGATCATGCAGGTGCTGGAGGTCGGCCCCGGCCCGGTGATCGGGAAGGCGTACGCGTTCCTGCTGGAGCTGAGGCTGGAGAACGGCCCGATGGGGCGCGATGCCGCTGTCGCCGCGCTCAAGGAGTGGTGGGCCGCTCAGGCCTGA
- a CDS encoding DUF6049 family protein, protein MAEAADILGASPAPARRRWLRRAVVLLAGTPVMAALVYSPAPKAQAAQAASVDIQLTSMTPAAPVKSDTLTISGTVVNNSSETINDAHVGLRVGPLLADRSSIDEAAERTGFRAGTDPGEIDPAYAVKIDSLPSKVGRQFSLTVPVNKLDLDKDGVYQLGVSLSGVTESRPSEQVLGIKRTFLPWQPEAAAKRSQLTYVWPLISTTHVTAETGSDETQTPVFLDDSLADELKPGGRLERMVALGKELPITWVIDPDLLYTVDAMTKGYRVRVPGGKPVQGKNKAVAEQWLSSLEAAVQGKKVVALPFADPDLASLAHHGKDVSGTLGQLRPATDKAKQAVETVLHVPASTDFSWPLDGAIDPSIVNVATSAGAHNILTRSDSLSESGALGYTPSAARPIGAGATAVVADAELSTAFEGDMLNAGNSTLAEQRFLAHTLALNLQHTDEQRSFVVAPQRMPTASQVETMARAVRALQAGRWTQPGDLEAAAAAKPDPAAATQVPGAGQYPEALRKQELAVTAFEKVRTTQNTLDHFKVILAAPDRVEIPFGNTTNREMSTSWRGHPAEADLYRDQVQNYLIGLTEKVKVIPKSDATLSGHSATIPVSVQNSLVQDVHNLVLRVKSANPTRLMFGDKGEAEQQVTVQGDHTQTVKFPANATASGPVEVTAQLFTKDGAPYGKERKFTVNATEVTPTVMLVIAGGVLLLVLAGIKMYASRKRVAARAAAEESTQPSDESPDTGPQSTEGSGTSETVDR, encoded by the coding sequence GTGGCCGAGGCGGCAGACATCCTGGGGGCCTCACCCGCCCCTGCCCGGCGCCGATGGCTGCGGCGCGCAGTCGTCCTGCTCGCCGGGACGCCGGTGATGGCCGCTCTCGTCTACTCTCCCGCCCCCAAGGCCCAGGCCGCGCAGGCGGCCTCCGTCGACATCCAGCTGACCTCGATGACCCCCGCCGCCCCGGTCAAGAGCGACACCCTGACCATCTCCGGCACCGTGGTCAACAACAGCTCCGAGACGATCAACGACGCCCACGTGGGCCTGCGGGTCGGCCCCCTCCTCGCGGACCGGTCCTCGATAGACGAGGCGGCGGAGCGCACCGGCTTCCGGGCCGGCACGGACCCCGGGGAGATCGACCCCGCCTACGCCGTGAAGATCGACTCGCTGCCCTCCAAGGTCGGCCGCCAGTTCAGCCTCACGGTCCCGGTGAACAAGCTGGACCTGGACAAGGACGGCGTCTACCAGCTCGGCGTCTCCCTGTCCGGCGTGACCGAGAGCCGCCCCTCCGAGCAGGTCCTCGGCATCAAGCGGACCTTCCTCCCCTGGCAGCCTGAGGCCGCCGCCAAGCGCTCCCAGCTCACGTACGTGTGGCCGCTGATCTCCACCACCCATGTGACCGCGGAGACCGGCTCGGACGAGACCCAGACCCCCGTGTTCCTCGACGACTCCCTCGCCGACGAGCTGAAGCCGGGCGGCCGTCTGGAACGGATGGTCGCGCTCGGCAAGGAACTGCCCATCACCTGGGTGATCGACCCCGACCTGCTGTACACGGTCGACGCGATGACCAAGGGCTACCGGGTCCGCGTCCCGGGCGGCAAGCCCGTACAGGGCAAGAACAAGGCCGTCGCCGAGCAGTGGCTGAGCTCCCTGGAAGCCGCCGTCCAGGGCAAGAAGGTCGTCGCCCTTCCCTTCGCCGACCCCGATCTGGCCTCCCTCGCCCACCACGGCAAGGACGTCTCGGGCACCCTGGGCCAGCTGCGGCCCGCCACCGACAAGGCGAAGCAGGCCGTCGAGACGGTCCTGCACGTCCCCGCGTCCACCGACTTCTCCTGGCCCCTGGACGGCGCGATCGACCCCTCGATCGTCAACGTCGCCACCTCGGCCGGCGCCCACAACATCCTCACCCGCAGCGACAGCCTCTCGGAGAGCGGAGCCCTCGGGTACACCCCCTCGGCCGCCCGCCCCATCGGCGCGGGCGCCACCGCCGTCGTCGCGGACGCGGAGCTCTCCACGGCGTTCGAGGGCGACATGCTGAACGCCGGGAACTCCACCCTCGCCGAGCAGCGGTTCCTCGCCCACACCCTCGCCCTGAACCTGCAGCACACCGACGAGCAGCGCAGCTTCGTCGTCGCCCCGCAGCGGATGCCCACCGCCAGCCAGGTGGAGACTATGGCCCGGGCCGTCCGCGCCCTCCAGGCGGGCCGCTGGACCCAGCCCGGGGACCTCGAAGCCGCAGCGGCCGCCAAGCCCGACCCCGCGGCCGCCACCCAGGTGCCGGGCGCCGGCCAGTACCCCGAGGCCCTGCGCAAGCAGGAGCTCGCCGTCACGGCCTTCGAGAAGGTCCGCACCACCCAGAACACCCTCGATCACTTCAAGGTGATCCTCGCCGCACCCGACCGCGTCGAGATCCCCTTCGGCAACACGACCAACCGGGAGATGTCCACCTCCTGGCGCGGCCACCCCGCCGAGGCCGACCTCTACCGGGACCAAGTCCAGAACTACCTGATCGGTCTCACCGAGAAGGTCAAGGTCATCCCGAAGTCCGACGCCACCCTGTCCGGACACAGCGCCACCATCCCGGTGAGCGTCCAGAACAGCCTCGTCCAGGACGTCCACAACCTCGTCCTGCGGGTGAAGTCCGCCAACCCCACCCGCCTGATGTTCGGCGACAAGGGCGAGGCGGAACAGCAGGTCACCGTCCAGGGCGACCACACCCAGACCGTCAAGTTCCCCGCCAACGCGACCGCGAGCGGCCCCGTCGAGGTCACCGCGCAGCTCTTCACCAAGGACGGCGCCCCTTACGGCAAGGAACGCAAGTTCACCGTGAATGCCACCGAGGTCACCCCCACTGTCATGCTCGTCATCGCCGGCGGTGTGCTCCTCCTGGTCCTCGCGGGCATCAAGATGTACGCGAGCCGCAAGCGCGTCGCGGCCCGCGCGGCCGCCGAGGAGAGCACGCAGCCGAGTGACGAGTCCCCGGACACCGGACCGCAAAGCACCGAGGGGTCCGGCACGAGTGAGACAGTGGACCGTTGA
- the murJ gene encoding murein biosynthesis integral membrane protein MurJ — protein MNAPYDGDRAQGTGGPAPSQGTAPSTPVPGQVPAPAPAPDHDPYVQDAYDHDPYRSQDLSAQDPVAEVLYDRAAHPPPPPGTYQEPGPLYAAPTAPSYSPDPRVWAQTPPPEPDGPSRHLPYGDHATTTEFVGVDSLVTKAADAPSEPDAFAHLYRDQEAAPRTPAEDAPVAAPAPSKPAGRASSLLKSSALMAAGTIVSRITGFLRTLVIAGAIGVGTFNDTYQIANTLPTMIYVLVGGGALNAVFIPQLVRAMKNDDDGGEAYANRLLTLVVVLLAAITTICVLAAPVFITMMSPKIASDPQQMDVAVAFARYCLPTMFFMGVHVVLGQILNARGRFGAMMWTPVLNNIVVIATFGAFIWAFGGFTTSGVNATTVTAEGVRLLGLGTLLGLTVQALAMLPYLRDAGFRPRLRFDWKGHGLGKAAGLAKWTFFFVLANQIGLVVVTQLATWAGSVAEKQGHPGTGITAYNYALLLWQMPQAIITVSVMTAVLPRISRSAHDGDAAAVRDDISYGLRTSAVAIVPCAFAFLALGVPMATLLYAGSGAGAQNIGYVLMAFGLGLIPYSVQYVVLRGFYAYEDTRTPFYNTVIVAAVNAAVSTASFFVLPARWAVVGMAAAYGLGYTVGVGVAWRRLKTRLGGDLDGAHVMRTYARLTGACVPAAAVGGAAAYAVTQWLGSGVVGSAAALVAGGIALAAVFLIAAKRMRIEELNSMVGMVRGRLGR, from the coding sequence ATGAACGCGCCGTACGACGGTGACCGCGCGCAGGGCACTGGTGGGCCCGCGCCCTCCCAGGGCACTGCCCCGAGCACTCCGGTGCCCGGGCAGGTTCCCGCGCCCGCGCCCGCGCCGGACCACGACCCGTACGTCCAGGACGCCTACGACCACGACCCCTACCGGTCGCAGGACCTGTCCGCCCAGGACCCCGTCGCCGAGGTCCTCTACGACCGGGCCGCACACCCCCCGCCGCCGCCCGGTACCTACCAGGAGCCCGGCCCGCTCTACGCCGCCCCGACCGCGCCCTCCTACTCCCCCGACCCGCGCGTCTGGGCCCAGACCCCGCCGCCCGAGCCGGACGGGCCCTCCCGCCACCTGCCGTACGGCGACCACGCCACCACCACCGAGTTCGTCGGCGTGGACTCCCTCGTCACCAAGGCGGCGGACGCGCCGTCCGAACCCGACGCCTTCGCGCACCTCTACCGGGACCAGGAGGCGGCTCCCCGCACTCCCGCCGAGGACGCCCCCGTCGCCGCCCCGGCGCCGAGCAAGCCCGCCGGACGCGCGTCCAGCCTCCTGAAGTCCAGCGCGCTCATGGCCGCCGGCACGATCGTCTCCCGCATCACCGGATTCCTGCGCACCCTGGTCATCGCCGGCGCCATCGGCGTCGGCACGTTCAACGACACGTACCAGATCGCCAACACCCTGCCCACGATGATCTACGTGCTGGTCGGCGGCGGCGCCCTGAACGCCGTCTTCATCCCGCAGCTGGTCCGGGCCATGAAGAACGACGACGACGGGGGAGAGGCGTACGCCAACCGGCTGCTGACCCTCGTCGTGGTCCTCCTGGCCGCCATCACGACCATCTGCGTCCTCGCGGCACCGGTCTTCATCACGATGATGTCGCCGAAGATCGCCTCCGACCCCCAGCAGATGGACGTCGCGGTCGCCTTCGCCCGCTACTGCCTGCCCACGATGTTCTTCATGGGCGTCCACGTGGTCCTCGGTCAGATCCTCAACGCCCGCGGCCGCTTCGGCGCGATGATGTGGACCCCGGTCCTCAACAACATCGTCGTCATCGCCACCTTCGGCGCGTTCATCTGGGCGTTCGGCGGCTTCACCACCTCCGGCGTCAACGCCACCACGGTCACCGCCGAGGGCGTCCGCCTGCTGGGCCTGGGCACCCTGCTGGGCCTCACCGTCCAGGCCCTGGCCATGCTCCCCTACCTGCGCGACGCGGGCTTCAGGCCGCGCCTGCGCTTCGACTGGAAGGGCCACGGACTCGGCAAGGCCGCCGGCCTGGCCAAGTGGACGTTCTTCTTCGTCCTCGCCAACCAGATCGGGCTCGTCGTCGTCACCCAGCTCGCCACCTGGGCCGGATCCGTCGCGGAGAAGCAGGGTCACCCCGGTACCGGCATCACCGCCTACAACTACGCGCTTCTGCTGTGGCAGATGCCGCAGGCCATCATCACCGTCTCCGTCATGACGGCCGTCCTGCCGCGCATCTCCCGCTCCGCCCACGACGGAGACGCCGCCGCCGTCCGCGACGACATCTCCTACGGGCTGCGCACCTCGGCCGTCGCGATCGTGCCCTGTGCCTTCGCGTTCCTCGCCCTCGGCGTCCCGATGGCCACCCTGCTCTACGCGGGCTCCGGCGCCGGCGCACAGAACATCGGCTACGTCCTGATGGCCTTCGGCCTCGGCCTCATCCCGTACTCGGTCCAGTACGTGGTCCTGCGCGGCTTCTACGCCTACGAGGACACCCGCACGCCCTTCTACAACACCGTCATCGTCGCCGCCGTCAACGCGGCGGTCTCAACAGCCTCCTTCTTCGTCCTCCCCGCCCGGTGGGCCGTCGTCGGCATGGCCGCCGCCTACGGCCTCGGCTACACCGTCGGAGTCGGCGTCGCCTGGCGCCGGCTGAAGACCCGCCTCGGCGGCGACCTCGACGGCGCCCACGTGATGCGCACCTACGCCCGCCTCACCGGCGCCTGCGTCCCGGCCGCCGCCGTGGGCGGCGCCGCCGCCTACGCGGTCACCCAGTGGCTGGGCAGCGGAGTCGTCGGCTCCGCCGCCGCCCTCGTGGCCGGCGGCATCGCCCTCGCGGCCGTGTTCCTCATCGCCGCCAAGCGGATGCGAATCGAAGAGCTCAACTCGATGGTCGGAATGGTCCGCGGACGTTTGGGGCGCTGA
- a CDS encoding protein kinase family protein gives MAERSTAAVDVADNSGDKPLAAEADKATADGVDIQNGRAADGPMPEKDGERTTAAPAAAPELHSGHKLARRYRLEECVTRVDGFSSWRAMDEKLRRAVGVHLIPADHPRARSVLAAARSSALLGDPRFVQVLDAVEENDLVYVVHEWLPDATELTALLAAGPLEPHEAYQLVSQISQAMAAAHREGLAHLRLTPSAILRTSTGQYRIRGLAVNAALRGITSETPQRADTEAIGALLYAALTQRWPYESDAYGLTGLPKGVGLIAPDQVRAGVHRGLGELAMRALANDGATASRQEPACTTPEELAKAVAAMPRIRPPEPAFTAPPEYQHTTYQQGSYGRPTPPGVPSSQTVTVAPPPPPLQSRTGRALKWGVAALLIAALGLGSWQLADTLLGHGTQKGNSGTTNNNTKTGPDDTPKEPERTPLSIKKAEEYYPDGKPQNIEGASNSHDGDPNSFWRTYAYTDGPDLGAYKEGVGLVFDLGSEQDVTAASIAFKFSGDHTTATIYAAPNMSPSTPVSSLQKIATGTTSDKQLDLVTKTPVKTRYVVLWLTAMPKSGVSDYSGAGYKQGITNVSFSRTS, from the coding sequence GTGGCGGAACGTAGCACGGCCGCCGTCGACGTGGCCGACAACAGTGGCGACAAGCCGCTGGCCGCAGAAGCGGACAAGGCCACGGCCGACGGGGTGGACATCCAGAACGGACGAGCCGCGGACGGACCCATGCCCGAAAAGGACGGCGAACGCACGACCGCGGCCCCCGCGGCCGCACCCGAACTCCACAGCGGCCACAAGCTCGCCAGACGCTACCGGCTCGAAGAGTGCGTCACCCGTGTGGACGGATTCAGCAGCTGGCGCGCGATGGACGAGAAGCTGCGTCGGGCCGTGGGCGTGCACCTGATCCCCGCCGACCATCCGCGGGCCCGTTCCGTCCTGGCCGCAGCGCGCTCCTCCGCCCTGCTCGGCGACCCCCGGTTCGTCCAGGTGCTCGACGCCGTGGAGGAGAACGACCTCGTCTACGTCGTCCACGAGTGGCTGCCCGACGCCACCGAGCTCACCGCGCTCCTCGCCGCGGGCCCCCTGGAACCCCACGAGGCCTACCAGCTCGTCAGCCAGATCTCCCAGGCCATGGCCGCGGCACACCGCGAAGGCCTGGCCCACCTGCGCCTGACGCCGAGCGCGATACTGCGCACCTCCACGGGCCAGTACCGCATCCGCGGCCTCGCGGTGAACGCCGCCCTGCGCGGGATCACCAGCGAGACCCCCCAGCGTGCCGACACCGAGGCCATCGGCGCACTCCTGTACGCCGCCCTCACCCAGCGCTGGCCGTACGAGAGCGACGCCTACGGCCTCACCGGCCTACCCAAGGGCGTCGGCCTGATCGCCCCCGACCAGGTCCGCGCCGGTGTCCACCGGGGTCTGGGCGAGCTCGCGATGCGCGCCCTCGCCAACGACGGAGCCACCGCCTCCCGTCAGGAACCGGCCTGCACCACCCCCGAGGAGCTGGCCAAGGCCGTCGCCGCGATGCCCCGCATCCGGCCGCCGGAGCCCGCCTTCACCGCCCCGCCCGAGTACCAGCACACCACCTACCAGCAGGGCAGCTACGGCCGCCCCACGCCCCCCGGCGTACCCTCCTCGCAGACCGTCACCGTCGCTCCCCCGCCGCCCCCGCTGCAGAGCCGCACCGGCCGCGCCCTGAAGTGGGGCGTCGCCGCCCTGCTCATCGCCGCCCTCGGCCTCGGCAGCTGGCAGCTCGCGGACACCCTGCTGGGCCACGGCACCCAGAAGGGCAACAGCGGCACCACCAACAACAACACCAAGACGGGCCCGGACGACACCCCGAAGGAGCCGGAGCGTACCCCTCTGTCCATCAAGAAGGCCGAGGAGTACTACCCGGACGGCAAGCCTCAGAACATCGAGGGCGCCTCTAACAGCCACGACGGCGACCCGAACTCCTTCTGGCGGACCTACGCGTACACCGACGGGCCCGACCTGGGCGCCTACAAGGAGGGGGTGGGGCTCGTCTTCGACCTCGGCTCGGAGCAGGATGTGACCGCCGCCTCGATAGCGTTCAAGTTCAGCGGCGACCACACAACGGCGACGATCTACGCGGCACCCAACATGTCGCCGTCGACCCCGGTCAGCAGCCTGCAGAAGATCGCCACCGGGACCACCTCCGACAAGCAGCTCGACCTCGTCACGAAGACTCCGGTCAAGACGCGCTACGTGGTCCTGTGGCTCACCGCCATGCCGAAGTCCGGCGTCTCCGACTACAGCGGCGCCGGCTACAAGCAGGGCATCACGAACGTCTCGTTCTC